The Psychromonas sp. MME1 genome window below encodes:
- the carA gene encoding glutamine-hydrolyzing carbamoyl-phosphate synthase small subunit, whose translation MSHSAILVLEDGTVFKGVSIGADGNSVGEVVFNTSMTGYQEILTDPSYARQIVTLTYPHVGNTGTNDEDEESSSIHACGLIIRDLPLLASNFRSQASLSDYLKAHNVVGIAEIDTRKLTRILREKGAQSGCIIAGENIDEALALAQAKAFPGLKGMDLAKEVTTDKIYQWAQGSWTLTGGLPADIIDAKYHVVAFDYGVKRNILRMLADRGCRITVVPAQTSAADVLALNPDGIFLSNGPGDPEPCTYAITAIQEILKTAIPVFGICLGHQLLALASGAKTLKMKFGHHGANHPVKDLDRGVVMITSQNHGFAADEATLPANLRATHVSLFDGSLQGIHRTDKAAFSFQGHPEASPGPHDAAPLFDHFIDLIEQYKNA comes from the coding sequence TTGAGTCATTCCGCCATATTGGTATTGGAAGATGGAACAGTGTTTAAAGGTGTTTCAATCGGCGCTGATGGGAATTCTGTTGGTGAGGTTGTTTTTAACACGTCAATGACGGGTTACCAAGAAATTCTTACTGATCCATCCTACGCACGTCAAATCGTTACTTTAACTTACCCCCATGTCGGCAACACTGGTACCAATGATGAAGATGAAGAATCATCATCTATCCATGCTTGTGGATTAATTATCAGAGATCTTCCCTTACTCGCTAGTAATTTCCGCAGTCAAGCATCATTGAGCGATTATCTGAAAGCGCATAATGTTGTTGGTATTGCTGAAATCGATACACGTAAGTTAACGCGTATTTTACGTGAGAAAGGGGCGCAGTCAGGTTGCATTATTGCAGGGGAAAATATTGATGAAGCGCTTGCGTTAGCTCAAGCCAAAGCATTTCCAGGCCTAAAAGGAATGGATTTAGCGAAAGAAGTGACTACGGATAAAATATATCAATGGGCACAGGGTAGTTGGACGTTAACGGGTGGTTTGCCTGCAGATATTATTGATGCTAAATACCATGTTGTTGCATTCGATTACGGTGTTAAGCGTAATATTTTACGTATGCTAGCTGACCGTGGTTGCCGCATTACCGTTGTTCCAGCACAAACTTCCGCTGCCGATGTACTTGCACTTAATCCTGATGGTATCTTTTTATCCAACGGCCCTGGCGATCCTGAACCTTGTACCTATGCAATTACTGCGATTCAAGAGATTTTAAAAACGGCTATTCCCGTTTTTGGTATCTGTTTAGGCCATCAATTACTTGCTTTGGCAAGTGGTGCGAAAACTCTGAAAATGAAATTTGGCCATCATGGTGCTAACCATCCAGTAAAAGATTTAGATCGTGGCGTTGTTATGATCACCAGTCAAAACCATGGTTTTGCTGCTGATGAAGCGACATTACCTGCAAACTTACGTGCAACGCATGTATCATTGTTTGATGGTTCACTACAAGGCATACATCGTACCGATAAAGCGGCATTTAGTTTCCAAGGGCATCCAGAAGCAAGCCCGGGTCCACACGATGCAGCACCATTATTTGATCACTTCATTGATTTGATCGAACAGTACAAAAACGCCTAG